Within Lolium rigidum isolate FL_2022 chromosome 5, APGP_CSIRO_Lrig_0.1, whole genome shotgun sequence, the genomic segment taagaattatttgacctACGGCAAATCGATTTGTACTAAACATTCATACTTATTTATTGCTTCATCATGATATAGTCTTAGCGAGTACAATTTATTATTTTTGACACAGTTAACCATATAACAAagttaaaattttattttatatatatAGTTAAAATAACCTACATTTGGATTATTGAAAGTAAATTTTGTAACATTATTTCCTTCATAGATTATCCATTGGAATTTGCGTAAGCTATATAATATTATACAAATTTTTGGCAGAGATCTCTAAACATATGGTTTTGAAATATCATAATATTGGTTTAGCACATGGTTACATGTAAGCATATATATAGAAACTTCAAGAGATAAATTGAATTAATGGTAAGATTTCTTGCAGGTTTTTTTggtaaaatttatcttgtgatgtGTAATGGGATTCTGTTGTAAGTTAAACAATTTTTTATGCTAGCTCTATACTTGGTACTGAAATAGCATCCATCATTGTAATCACCTACTACTATTTAAATACCATGTATTCTTATATTTTTTCATGTACGGTTTCATTATTTCATATGTTCGCCTGCAACGTGCCTTGTATCGTCTAGCGCAAAGAAGGGCTACTAAAAGTTTATGCATGGAATTGATCAAGAAAATCTAACTAAGAAGGATTTTAGTACAACTTGCACATCTATTAGATCGACACTAGCAACCTAACTAAACCCGGTACCACCGATAGTACCAAAAGCTACTAATCTAGGATAATCACCTCTTGCAAACTTTTTAGTATCTTAGTATGATAGATATTAGTACATTTTGATGCACCCTCCTTCTATCGGTGATCGGGGCCGCCTGGACCTATTTGACCAGCCTATGGGCTGGTCCTAGGGACAATAAGAACAATTTTGATAGTTTCATCATGGGAACataaatgtttttgctatttattCATAACCATtgaatttgcatcgtgattcgtcCATCTAGTGAGGTGCTGGTGTGGGTGCAAATTTTAAAAACTAGTCGTGGATGGGGTTGAAAGTGAAACTTTTTCAACGTTACAACTAGAATTTTTAGTGGTCAATGGGTTATAATGAAGTACTTTTATGCTGCCAATGGGTTGTAAATTTTAAGTGAGAATTTACACAACAAACTATTATTCACACTATTTTTTTAAATACagaaaaaatcgtcaaaaatcacCTTACTGAGAATCAAGACAATCTTCGACTGAGAATTAGCCACCTCCAATTAAAAACTACATTTGCTAGTTTTTAACTAGGTAAAAACTAAGTTCATGCTTAGTCAAGTCCTACATCATTTGATTGCATCATGATTCGTGCACGTAAGTTGCAACTTAGTTTTTTCAGCTGCAAATAGAGTTGCAATGAAGATTTTTCCAAATGCaagtggagatgcaatggagctaAAAAAATATGTTCGAGGCCGTTAGTTGTGCATGATTTATGCTAGTAATGAGTTGCAACTAAAATTTGATAACATCATCTGATTAAGAATGAAGATAGTTCTAAACCAACTGAGAAAAATACGAAATTGGGTAGGAAGCCACAAAGCTGatcgtgttagagcatctccaacaggcgctgtaaaacgcgcgcgcggcaaaatacctgccagtttggcgcgcgcgagcgctcgcgcgaagctccagcagacgcgggaaaaaggcgcgcgcggtaaattttttgccgcgcccgcgcgtttgcgccatcccacgcgggaaatttgccgcgtgcgctgccgcgcgcgctatatagaCGACACGCGCCAACCGCCTTCCGCGTGTCTCTCCGCCTCTTTCCCCACCGCTCTCTGTCTCCGCGCCACGCGCCACCGCTCTACCTCCGCCgcccgtccgcctccgcctccgcctccggcgacatgcctccgcggcgccgctccgcctccggctaccgcggcgtccgcgcgcggccgagcggccgcttcgacgccgagattcgctccggcgaggagcggatccggctcggcaccttcgacaccgcgcatgaggcggcgcgagcctacgacgccgtcgcgtggcgctcggccgcccccgccgccgcatgAACTTCGACGACGTCCGGACGCGCGAGCGAGCGGAGatgccggcgccgccgtcgccgatagTCACGCGCGAAGAGCAGCGCCGCCATCGGGAGCCGGAGCAgccgcctcctcatcgccgagcgcgacgaggcgatgcgcgtcgagtgggcgcggcgcttcccgaggacgtcgccgccacggaggccttctacgcgcgtaggaggaggagaaggcggcgatgaaagcggcgaagaaggcgagccgcgagaagcgccgcgccgagtccgcggcgaggaagaaggcgagggccgaggcggcggcgaagaggaaggaggaaaagaagaaaggcgcagggccgtcgaccgtcgtcctctcgtcctcctcctccgacttccaCTCGGACGTCGACGTccacgccggtgtcggagacgactcgCGAGCAGCTCCGACTACGACCGGGAGTCCGACGAGTAGTCGGACGAGTAGTACTAGTATTTTCTATGTCGCATTTGTATCGTCGCACTTTAATATATTCGTATTTCGTTCaaatttcatagtttgtttgatgaattttaaaaaaaaacggCCGCGCGCGTCGCAAAATAGCGCCTCGGCGGAGGTGCGTTTTccgcacaccaacgcgcgctgcaaaatgcagCCTCTGCCGGGGGCAAATTCGCTATACCGCGCGCGAAcggtatacagcgcgcccaatcgccggtatagcgcgcgagaatttgcagcgcctgttggagatgctcttatacctcTTCTCTGCTTCAGCCTTGTCTGACGTGGCGAAAGCGTCCTCCCATCCTCTGCCTCTCATGGACCCCGTGTTGTTGTTGCTCGGGGCCGTGAACGTGTACCGCAGCCCCTTGACAACAAGCTCCTCCACCATCTCCGGGAACTCCTCCATCGCCCGCTCAGTCACCCGGAAGCTCGGCACGAACGGCGTCTCCCCGCCCTCAGGCGGCGGCACCTCGCAGAATAGTATCACCTTCTCCGGGAACTCCTTGATCTGCGTACCAAATGATCCAAACAAGAGACACCAATACATGAACACTGGAGGCGAGAGGCATACATCGACTCTTTGCTGATAGGGAAAAGTGTGATGAGACTCACCAGCACCATCTCGTGGTGGAAGTAGACGCTCTGCTCGAGGGGCCCCTCGTTGGCGGTCCAGACGCGGCCGTGGACGTGTGTGCGCGGCGCGGGGCCGACGTACCGGATGTCCGGCCAACCGAGCGCCTCCACGGCGGCGTCGAACTCCGCTGCGTCGCGGACGCCGAAGCCGCGCAGCAGCACGGCGCTGTTGGCGACCACCTTGCCCTCCAGCCACTCCCTCTCGGCCTGCAGAGCGGCCACGAGCGCCTCGTGCCCGGTGCCGCCTTCCATTGCCGGGGTCAGGACCAGCGGCACCTGCTCGCCGTCTATGGTCTTCTGCCCGTCACACTCGCCGACGACGAAGAAATCGCCGGGCGGCGAGGTGGGTACGTCGTTGGCGGTGAGTATCGCGTTGTTGATGGCTACTTTGGCTTCTAGCAGCTGCCTGTTGGCCATCAGTGCAGCCATGAGAGCTTCGTGGTCACCGCTGCCTTCCATGGTGTGATTGCTTCCTACAGTATTTCTGCCTGGTGTAGCTAGATTGCTGCGTATTTGCAGATTGGGAACTTGAAGGAGCAATGCTGGAGCTTGGTGCTACTTATAGACGTCAAGTCGTCAACACTGAGCTTGGACTTGGTTCGGTAGTTTATGGAGTTCCAAATGTAACACAACCGCGGTCTAGAGGTCACTGTCAAAAGAAAGATTACAAAGATGAGGTCGCAAGAAGGGTAGTTGTAAACAAAGCTATTATCACGTCTTCTGCGGTGAGGTGGAAGCTTTGAAACGAACATTCTTCCTATCAGTAGTCCAAATCCATATTAGTTTTTCCACTGACAGTCAATTACGAGGGCACCAAAAATGATAATAATATCTCTGTGACAGGCTACTCTTGGCCGCTAGTTTTCTGTTTATGACCTTGGTTTTTACTCGGAAATGGTTCAGGCCGGCCTTTTGGCCCGCCGTAGATTCTATAAAGAAAAATCATAGGACTCTGTCGATTAGCCTAAAAGAAAGACAATTGGAGACAAAACGAAGGTTCCGTGGAAAGCTAGAGAATGGTTCCCCAAGATCCTTTTGTGTCCTGGTAGGAGTACTTCCCTAGAGACTACTACGTAATGAGCAAGGTTCAGTAATCTTAACAAACACGATCAGATTTCAGGTGCTACGTCAATTTTTAAGTGGGCATACACCCAGATGTTGTCTCGTGTCACGATGACAGCGCCTTTCAGACGAGTATTTGGATGAGATTAGTCAGATAACCCCACATGGACTGATCGAGCAGGTAATGACCAGTGACGGTTTGACACCGCACATGactcattttttcgataaaaggaatatattaatatggaaggataccaattacatccagactctgcaacaacacaatgccctaaaacattacggatgcacacaacgaaaaatgagaaaaagaaaactaaaaaataaaagttcCGCTACTGCATCACAttcctagcaacagtaatacaaccaccaccaagacgacACCTGAaaatcagactcttcaaaagcgacgctttcaagaagagaacagtgcaccagcgtcatcgtcgcccgatcaaagatcttaggttgttaccctgaagatagtcttcgctctcaaaacaatgccttcaacaaggaaattgccaggcacaaccagttaaggtcagacattgggttttcaccctgaaaggtaagaccccgaacttcacatgtgctgccggccccacttccataccactgctgcgaagtCCGGaataccaagcaagcccctcaacagtgcAAAAACTTGAACATCGATtaactagtcctccaatccggccttcatgatattctcttcttctgacttcaccatggatcggctgtcacttggtgtcaacacagaaaagagcttcgcgtcgcttcctccataccaaacggtcggaataaaagcatgggtgcgcatgaccaagtaccaccgatccagcaaactctaggCAATAAAAGCACTGTTACGCTTGCCGATGacgccttccgaaactcaacacaCATGCCAGAtcgcgagtccaggcctccggtaggtcttcctcttcaccaagagaggccctaggaccgccacctttattcaggtcggacccccacgccaGCGAGCATCTCGGACTGGCCATAGCTACCACCGGAGACACCAAGCAGATCGCCGTAATCTGGAGACACCGCACATGACTCATAGAGTCCTATAATTAATTCGTAAACGCATGCATCAATTATTTACAGACGGGGCGCcataatggtggcggcgccttggCTGGCAAAGAAAGCGAGggtgagagcatctccaacaagcgCACTAAAATTTGGCGCGCTATATGTCACTGAGACCGCGCTGTAAACGTTTACCGCGCATTGCGCTGAATTTCCCCCCGCCGTATGCTCTATTATGTAGCGCGTGCTCGGGTGCTAAAAAATTTCCTCCGACGGGCGCTCCATTATGCAGCGCGCAACGCGATGCAAACAACAATCACACACAACTATGCATCAAAGAAGATCAAACAAGCTTTATAAATCTACAAATAAAATATACCATacaaatacaacaagtacatCAAATTTGTACACCAAATACAACAAGTTTACAGatcaacatacaacaatacaacatagtttGGAGACAATACAACatatagttttcaaacaaatacaacaagtatgcaactattgttgtccatgccaattccactattcttccatgagatctttttggagctcatcatgtgtgtcaTTGGAGCGAATGACATGGTAGGAGGCAATGaaccgggcaatcctatgtgcggacctcctcacttgcacgggaacccccatcaactcgtagtgggtatgatccacatctttcccacgatcatcctctataatcatgttatgcatgatgaccgaagcggtcatgatataccaaaggcactcttggtcccaaaatctagccggcccCCTCACAATGGTAAATTGAGCTTGCAAAATATCAAAtgttctctctacatctttcctagccgccgcttgttcATTGTGAaattgggtttgcttcttacctcgtggttgaataaccggcttcacaaatatttgccaccttggatatatgtcATCGGCGAGGAAGTATCCATAGTTGTACTTGCGGCCATTttcttcaaactccaccaatggaccttcccgcattgcaagtcttgtcattagtggtgaccgttgaagaatattgatgtcattgcaagacccgggcattccaaaaaatgcatgccatatccaagtcttaTGATCGGCGACCACTTCAAGGACTATATTTGCATCCTTCTTgtaccctttgaattgtccatgccatgccgctggataattcttccaactccaatgcatacaatcaatggagcCAACCATACCTGGAAATCCCAGCTCGGCGTTGAACTCCAAAAGTCTTGTTGTGTCTtaagcattgggggctctcaagtatgtggatccGAAAATATTCACAATTGCCatgacaaagcgcttcacacacaagatagaagtgctctctcccatggccaaatgattaTCAAttagatccgccggtataccatatgccaacatacgcaaggcggcggtcaccttctgatatgtgctatgaccaagttctccggcgacatttctcctttgctcaaagaatcgatcatacttggtcaccttcaTTGCGATGTGCTTCAACAAGTCGATGCTCATCCGaaaacgccgccgaaaatagctttcgggaaatatcggattctcattgaaatacgaccgcatcaacttctcattcccttcaatcctttctctccacaacttctgtctatTTAACACCGATCCACCTATTTTTGGCTTCTTGatggcgcggtatgctaatagtaatgatatgttctcttcttcctcttggtcatactcgtcatccgatgaatgtatgatgaactctacaatACATATGAAATGACTTCACTACAACTATCTAGTAGCAAAAAAATCGACAGAATGATGGCGGCCCGCCGGCGGAGgcgcataccttgcgagcaaatcggCGGGCATCTTGGTTGCGCCATGTTGACAGTAggctcgacgacgacgacatgGCGACAGCGGCGCGAGGTATGGAGAGGAGAAGGCACGGTCGAGGCGGGGAGAAGCGCTGGCCTTGTGCCCGTCGATGGCGACGGCGCCCGGTCGGTACAGCAC encodes:
- the LOC124652110 gene encoding clavaminate synthase-like protein At3g21360 translates to MEGSGDHEALMAALMANRQLLEAKVAINNAILTANDVPTSPPGDFFVVGECDGQKTIDGEQVPLVLTPAMEGGTGHEALVAALQAEREWLEGKVVANSAVLLRGFGVRDAAEFDAAVEALGWPDIRYVGPAPRTHVHGRVWTANEGPLEQSVYFHHEMVLIKEFPEKVILFCEVPPPEGGETPFVPSFRVTERAMEEFPEMVEELVVKGLRYTFTAPSNNNTGSMRGRGWEDAFATSDKAEAEKRAKALGMDVEWLLDGGVKTILGPRPLTRVFPGRKGRRMWFNTVVGMHGKELSSATAADGSEIPASFVQRCEQIIEEESIQFRWRKGDILILDNLATLHGRRPSLPPRRVLVATCK